From the genome of Cytobacillus firmus, one region includes:
- the mnhG gene encoding monovalent cation/H(+) antiporter subunit G, with translation MNEIANIVIIVLIILGAFLSLVAAYGVIRLPDVYTRNHAASKSATLGVMSILLGALLFFYVKDGFFNSRVLLGIIFIFMTSPVAGHLIARAAYNSGVELWDKSVQDDLKDAPHMKKASSKEQS, from the coding sequence ATGAACGAGATCGCTAATATTGTCATTATTGTGCTGATTATACTGGGTGCTTTTTTAAGCCTTGTCGCTGCATATGGCGTTATCAGGCTTCCTGATGTTTATACCAGGAACCATGCGGCATCAAAGTCCGCTACACTGGGGGTTATGTCCATACTGCTTGGAGCCCTGCTGTTCTTTTATGTTAAAGATGGCTTTTTCAATTCCAGAGTGCTGCTCGGAATTATATTCATCTTCATGACATCACCTGTAGCCGGGCATTTAATTGCCCGGGCAGCTTATAACTCCGGTGTAGAGCTATGGGATAAAAGTGTACAGGATGACTTGAAAGATGCACCACATATGAAAAAGGCAA